In the genome of Salmo trutta chromosome 18, fSalTru1.1, whole genome shotgun sequence, one region contains:
- the actn2b gene encoding alpha-actinin-2 isoform X2: MGNLNLAFEIAEKHLDIPKMLDAEDIINTPKPDERAIMTYVSCFYHAFAGAEQAETAANRICKVLGVNQENEKLMEEYEKLASELLEWIRRTTPWLENRAAEKTMVEMQRKLEDFRDYRRMHKPPKVQEKCQLEISFNTLQTKLRLSNRPAFMPSEGKMVSDIASAWQGLDGAEKGYEEWLLTEIRRLERLDHLAEKFCQKATTHETWASGKELILSQKDYETATLTEVRALLRKHEAFESDLAAHQDRVEQIAAIAQELNELDYHGVAAVNQRCQSICDLWDQLGTLTQKRREAVERTEKLLETIDQLFLEFAKRSAPFNNWMEGAMEDLQDMFIVHTIDEVQSLISAHEQFKATLPEADGERQAILGIHNEVQKISQSYGIKANLLNLYSTITTEELLAKWDKVKKLVPQREGSLQEELAQQHTNERLRRQFATQANLIGPWIQTRMEEIGSCSLEVGGTLEDQMTQLKQFEHIIVTYKPNIDKLEGDHQHIQESLVFDNKHTNYTMEHIRVGWELLLTTIARTINEIETQILTRDAKGISQEQMHEFRSSFNHFDRKNHGAMDTDDFRACLISMGYDLGEVEFARIMMLVDPSATGMVSFQSFIDFMTRETADTDTAEQVVASFRILAADKPYILVEELRRELPPDQAEYCILRMPRYSGPGGSAGALDYTAFSTALYGESDL; encoded by the exons ATGGGGAACCTGAACCTGGCGTTTGAAATAGCAGAGAAGCACCTGGATATTCCCAAGATGCTGGATGCAGAAG ACATCATCAACACTCCTAAGCCTGATGAGAGAGCTATCATGACCTATGTGTCCTGCTTCTATCATGCTTTTGCTGGAGCTGAGCAG GCTGAGACAGCGGCCAACAGGATCTGTAAAGTGCTGGGTGTGAACCAGGAGAATGAGAAACTTATGGAGGAATACGAGAAACTGGCCAGCGAG CTACTGGAGTGGATCCGCCGAACCACCCCATGGCTGGAGAACAGGGCCGCAGAGAAGACCATGGTTGAGATGCAGAGGAAGCTGGAGGATTTCAGGGACTACCGCCGCATGCACAAGCCCCCCAAGGTGCAGGAGAAGTGCCAGCTGGAGATCAGCTTCAACACCCTGCAGACTAAGCTGCGCTTAAGCAACCGGCCCGCCTTTATGCCCTCTGAGGGAAAGATGGTATCT GACATAGCCAGTGCATGGCAGGGGCTGGACGGGGCCGAGAAAGGttatgaggagtggcttctgaccGAGATCCGCAGGCTGGAGAGACTGGACCACCTGGCTGAAAAGTTTTGCCAGAAAGCCACCACCCATGAAACCTGGGCTAGTG GTAAAGAGCTGATTCTATCTCAGAAGGACTATGAGACAGCCACCCTGACGGAGGTGCGGGCATTGCTAAGGAAACACGAGGCGTTTGAGAGTGACCTGGCTGCTCACCAGGACAGGGTGGAGCAGATAGCTGCCATCGCACAGGAGCTCAA TGAGCTGGACTATCATGGTGTGGCTGCTGTCAATCAGAGGTGTCAGAGCATCTGTGATCTGTGGGATCAACTTGGTACATTGAcccagaagaggagagaggctgtggag AGGACAGAGAAGCTGCTGGAAACCATTGATCAGTTGTTCCTGGAGTTTGCCAAGAGATCAGCACCTTTCAACAACTGGATGGAAGGGGCTATGGAGGATCTGCAGGATATGTTTATTGTACACACGATCGATGAGGTCCAG AGCCTGATATCCGCCCATGAGCAGTTCAAGGCCACCCTCCCAGAggcagacggagagagacaggccATCCTGGGGATCCACAATGAGGTGCAGAAGATCTCCCAGAGCTACGGCATCAAAGCCAACCTCCTCAACCTCTACAGCACCATCACCACAGAGGAGCTCCTCGCCAAGTGGGACAAG GTGAAGAAGCTGGTTCCCCAGAGAGAAGGCTCCCTCCAGGAGGAGCTAGCCCAGCAGCATACTAACGAGAGGCTGAGACGGCAGTTTGCTACCCAGGCTAACCTCATCGGACCCTGGATACAGACAAGGATGGAG GAGATTGGGAGCTGCTCCCTGGAGGTGGGCGGTACCCTGGAGGACCAGATGACACAGCTGAAGCAGTTTGAGCACATCATCGTTACCTACAAGCCCAACATCGACAAGCTGGAGGGAGACCACCAGCACATCCAGGAGTCCCTGGTGTTTGACAACAAGCATACCAACTACACCATGGAG CACATACGTGTGGGCTGGGAGCTCCTCCTTACCACCATCGCCCGCACCATCAACGAGATCGAGACCCAGATCCTGACCCGCGACGCCAAGGGCATCAGCCAGGAACAGATGCACGAGTTCCGCTCCTCCTTCAACCATTTTGACCGG AAGAATCATGGTGCGATGGACACTGATGACTTTAGGGCCTGTCTGATCTCCATGGGTTATGATTTG GGTGAAGTGGAATTTGCCCGTATCATGATGCTGGTTGACCCCAGTGCCACTGGCATGGTGTCTTTTCAATCATTTATCGATTTTATGACCAGAGAAACCGCTGACACGGACACCGCCGAGCAGGTTGTGGCATCCTTCAGGATCCTGGCAGCCGataag CCCTACATCCTGGTTGAGGAGCTAAGGAGGGAGCTCCCCCCTGACCAGGCAGAGTACTGCATCTTGAGGATGCCCCGCTACAGTGGCCCAGGGGGATCCGCAGGGGCGCTAGACTACACCGCCTTCTCCACTGCCCTCTATGGAGAGAGTGACCTCTAA